One genomic segment of Hordeum vulgare subsp. vulgare chromosome 2H, MorexV3_pseudomolecules_assembly, whole genome shotgun sequence includes these proteins:
- the LOC123427317 gene encoding probable polyol transporter 4 isoform X1, whose amino-acid sequence MTGMMEPVKATAAAAKGGGEYRRVEPEELDEAEWARMAEAGSRRRKTAERYVFTCALFASLNAILLGYDVGVMSGAIIYIQKDLHITEFQEEILVGCLSVISLLGSLSGGRTSDAIGRKWTMGLGAIIFQTGAAIMTFAPSFTVLMIGRLLAGVGIGFGAMISAVYIAEISPAAARGTLTSLPEICINLGILLGYVSNYAFSGLSEHISWRVMLGVGILPSVFIGVALFVIPESPRWLMMEKRVPEARAVLLQISESEAEVEERLAEIEEAGNIMKSVNSEDKAVWRELLNPSPAVRRMLYAGCGIQLFQQITGIDATVYYSPTIFRDAGIKSDQELLAATVAVGFTKTIFILVAIFLIDKVGRKPLLYVSTIGMTVCLFALGIALTLGKHAAGLISPNVGIDMAIFAVCGTVAFFSIGMGPICWVLSSEIFPIRLRAQASALGQVGGRVGSGLVSMSFLSMARAISVAGMFFVFAAISTVSVVFVYFCVPETKGKTLEQIEIMFECGKEWKGGGEVELEDTQQLIQGDKKSFSLG is encoded by the exons ATGACGGGGATGATGGAGCCGGTgaaggcgacggcggcggcggccaagggcGGTGGAGAGTACCGGAGGGTGGAGCCGGAGGAGCTGGACGAGGCGGAGTGGGCGCGCATGGCCGAGGCGGGGAGCCGCCGGCGGAAGACGGCCGAGCGGTACGTCTTCACCTGCGCGCTCTTCGCCTCCCTCAACGCCATCCTCCTCGGCTACG ATGTTGGTGTCATGAGTGGCGCAATCATCTACATCCAGAAAGACCTCCACATCACCGAGTTTCAGGAAGAAATCCTAGTTGGCTGCCTCAGTGTGATTTCACTCCTGGGAAGCCTGTCAGGAGGAAGAACATCCGATGCCATCGGCAGGAAATGGACAATGGGCCTTGGTGCGATCATCTTCCAGACCGGTGCAGCCATCATGACATTCGCTCCTTCATTCACTGTGCTCATGATAGGGCGGCTTCTCGCCGGGGTGGGCATCGGCTTTGGCGCCATGATATCTGCTGTCTACATTGCCGAGATCTCCCCGGCGGCTGCCCGTGGCACTCTCACGTCCCTCCCTGAGATCTGCATCAATCTGGGGATCCTCCTCGGCTACGTTTCCAACTATGCTTTCTCAGGCCTTTCAGAGCACATCAGTTGGAGGGTTATGCTTGGTGTCGGTATCCTCCCGTCTGTCTTCATTGGTGTCGCGCTTTTTGTGATCCCGGAGTCCCCCAGGTGGCTGATGATGGAGAAGAGGGTTCCAGAAGCAAGGGCGGTGTTGCTGCAGATAAGTGAATCGGAAGCTGAGGTTGAAGAAAGGCTGGCTGAGATTGAGGAGGCTGGAAATATCATGAAGTCTGTTAATTCCGAGGACAAGGCGGTGTGGAGGGAGCTACTGAACCCTTCTCCTGCTGTTCGTCGGATGCTATATGCTGGCTGTGGTATTCAGTTGTTCCAACAGATCACTGGAATCGATGCTACTGTCTATTACAGCCCAACAATTTTCAGGGATGCTGGAATCAAGTCTGACCAGGAGCTTCTTGCAGCAACAGTTGCTGTTGGGTTTACCAAAACGATTTTCATACTGGTTGCTATTTTCCTCATTGATAAAGTCGGGCGCAAGCCGCTTCTTTATGTCAGCACCATTGGCATGACCGTCTGCTTATTCGCCTTGGGGATTGCACTTACGTTGGGAAAGCATGCCGCGGGGCTTATTTCTCCAAATGTTGGGATCGATATGGCAATCTTTGCAGTTTGTGGGACTGTCGCATTCTTCTCGATCGGGATGGGGCCGATATGTTGGGTCTTGTCTTCAGAGATATTTCCGATACGACTGCGAGCTCAGGCATCGGCGCTTGGTCAAGTAGGTGGTAGAGTGGGCAGTGGTTTGGTTTCCATGTCATTCCTCTCCATGGCCCGCGCTATATCCGTGGCGGGAATGTTCTTCGTCTTTGCAGCAATCTCGACCGTCTCCGTTGTGTTTGT
- the LOC123427318 gene encoding uncharacterized protein LOC123427318 → MANETEKDKQIAEEEEEEEEYVLLELDDVHYSCIQPNAPYILSGLDTLTPTLVVGDSLKMIGEYEETVGTCYLYSENDAPPKPVHEEPTPPRENKDKQGRNIKEAPPKEVKHLASVHKILKFRSTSKGHQEPRAYRYRNNEF, encoded by the exons ATGGCAAATGAAACTGAGAAAGATAAACAAattgctgaggaggaggaggaagaagaagagtatgTCTTGCTAGAGTTGGATGATGTTCATTATTCCTGCATACAACCAAATGCCCCTTATATACTCTCT GGTTTGGATACATTGACTCCTACCTTGGTAGTAGGTGATAGCCTGAAGATG ATTGGAGAATACGAAGAAACGGTTGGCACATGCTATTTATATTCAGAAAACG ATGCTCCACCAAAACCCGTTCATGAAGAGCCGACACCTCCCAGAGAAAACAAGGACAAGCAAGGCAGAAACATCAAGGAAGCACCACCCAAGGAGGTGAAACATCTCGCGAGCGTTCACAAGATCCTCAAATTCCGGTCAACCAGCAAGGGTCATCAGGAGCCAAGAGCATACCGTTACAGGAACAACGAGTTTTGA